The nucleotide sequence CGTGCCCGAAGACCACCCCGAGCGAGATCGCCTCGAGGAACTCGTCCGTGACCACCTCCTGAGCATGGCCGAGTACCAGGACGCCAGCGGCTTCTGGCACCATCTCATCGACGACGACACGATGTACCTGGAGACCTCGGGGACCCTCCAGTACGCCTACGCCTTCACCGAGGCCGTCGATCGCGGCCTGCTCGAGGAGGAGTACCGCGAGGTCGCCGAGGACGCGATCGGTGCGGCCAAGACGGTCGTGACCCCCGACGGCGCGGTCCAGCGCAACGCGGCGATGCCCGGTGGCCCGGAGGCTCCGCAGGCGATCAACCTCTACGGGCAGGGCTGGTTCCTGATCGCCGGCAAGCGGGTCCTCGAGTCGGACGCTGACGTCTGAGCAGGTTAGAAACTCGCGTCTGTTCGCGATCACCGTCGCGACGATCGCTGACGCGCCTAAACGATGATCTCGAGTTGCCGTCTGTCGACGAGCCACGTTTTGCGGCGACCAGTGCAAAAAGCGAAATTAGGGGCTCGACCGGTCAGTTCGCAGTTCGCAGTCGTCGACCGAGCGCGAGTTACAGGTGACTGCGAAGCGCCTCGTTCATCGTCTCGACCGGCGCGTCCTCGCCCGTCCACGTCTCGAAGGCGTCGACGCCCTGGAACAGCAGCATCCAGGCGCCGTCGATCGTCTGAGCGCCGGCGACCGCCGCATCTTTCAGGAACCGCGTCTCGAGGGGCTTGTACACCGCATCGAAGGCCACGAGATCCCCGTGCCAAGCGTCGGCCGGCGCGACCGACTCGTCGGACTCCAGCCCGACGCTGGTTGCGTTGGCGACGACGTCGGCGTCGGCCATCAGGTCGGGGAGTTCCTCGAGTTCGTGACCGGTCGCCTCCGGAACCTCGTCGGCGAGGTCGCGAGCCTTGGACGCCGTCCGGTTGGCGATCTGTACGGTGGCGCCCGCTTCTTCGAATCCGAAGGCCAGCGCCCGGGCGGCGCCGCCGGCACCGACAACGACCGCACGAGTGCCCTCGAGGGCCACGTCGTGATGCTCGAAGGCGCGGAGCGTCCCGGTCATGTCGGTGTTGTACCCGACGGGCCCGCTTTCGGTGAAGTCGATCGTGTTGACCGCTCCGACCCGGCGGATCTGTTCGTCCGGCTCGGTGAATTCGAAGGCGTCGTGTTTGAACGGTAGCGTGACGGTCAGACCGTCGATCCCGAGTGCTTCCGCGCCGCGGAACGCCTCCTCGATCCGGTCCGGATCGGCCTCGAAGGTGACGTACTTGGCGTCGATTCCGCGCTCGCGAAAAGCGGCTTCGTGCATCGGCGGCGACAGTGAGTGCTCGACGGGACTCCCGATGATACCGTAGACGTCCATACGACCCCTGCTATGGCGAGAAAAATAATCATGACGATTTGCCGTGATGGGGAGCGAAACGGCGACTGTCATTCCTTAAACCATCAAAGCCGATCCTTTTCTGATAGGTAGTCCCCATAATATTCTAACATTTGGGCCAGCATAGAAACACACCTTTGTAGAGATATTGGAAGATACCACAGATAAGATCCAAAGCACTTAGTTACAAATCATTCCTCGAGATATCGGTGGGTCTTGTGCTGTGTTATTTAGATCGACTGATTCCACCAGTACGCGTAGCTTTACGATCACATCTCGGCAGTTGATGGATCGACGTCCCTGAAATCATATCCAATCTATCATATGTATCATTTTACCTCTATAGAATAACATTCGATAGCGTTTTGATTCCCACGTTTCGTATCGAAATCGGTGGTCGCGATCGTGAAGTACAGCGTTGAACCGCGGAGTTGAATTGGCGAGAACGCGGCGTCACTGGTGTCGTATTTATCATGAAACACTGAGAACAGTTACGGTATATATTGTCAATTGAGTCGAATAGAGCTAAGTATGGTGGAAACCGTTCAGTTTAGATCAATAGCGGTATACTGCCAGTAGGGCCGATCGGTGTGTCGAATCACGGTTTTGTCGAGCGCTACGTGAGTTTGCCGTCTTCCACCCGCTGGCTACGAATTAGCTTTCCGCATCAGTTATGATCTGTCGACCGTGCTCGTTCGACACCGACACATCGGATATGTGTCTAGTATTTATATATGATGGTTTCACAAATACCCAATTGCCTCAACTCGCGCGGTGTCACCTCGTGCTCTACAAAATCTACCCGAATCGAAAGTAGACGGCGCCACTCACAAGCCACATGACAGGATGTCACGAGACGACTGCGACAGCGGAGCCTCGTCGCTATCCTCGCCTGAATTCGGCTGCTTCGACCCGCTCGAGCGTTTTCTCCGACCCATGGAGCAGACGGATATCGCTTCGATGTTGTCGAAGCGGCGGCTCGAACGGTGGCCATCGCAGCGGCGCCGAAAATCGGCTGTTATCGATCAGTTCGGCCGGTTTGGAACGAACGCAATGGGAACACTACTGACTCCGGTAATCTCACCGTACTGTTCTTGGCGCTTCGTCCGTCAGATACGCGATGTCGAGATGGACGAATCACTAGTCGGCACCGCGTCGTGGCGGATGTCCGCAGTGCGGGCAACTCGAGGGGTGCTGTCGGAGCACGATCGATTGGGAACATCGGGAGCACTTGTACTCCATATCGGCGGAAACATCGGCAATCACTAAAGTGTTACTACGACAATCGTCGTATTCAGAGCGATTGACCAGTGTTTGGGCCCGACTTCCGCCCGTCGATAGCATCTCTCGGAACGAGACGATGGTGACGCAGCGTAGCGACTGAGCGAAGCGTGAATATCCGTGTCCGAACCGGCAGCTAGTGTGCGTCGGTAGTGTGCCGCGAGCGAGTTGCGACGTCGTGATGGTATCTGTCCGGACTGGATTTGACGCGTTCGGTAGCGAGCGATGAGCCCGGTTAGCGAGTTGGGTCGTCAGAACATCGGTTCGATGAGCTACGACTGCGTGTTGTTCGCGAGTACGATGAGATGTGCACCGATCTTCGACGACCCTACCGTAGGGGGTCGGCGAATACCTATGAACATGCCGATTCTCGGTGCATCTCGTTTCGATGGGCTGACTCGAGTTAGTCGTCCGAGCACAGTCGGTCGGGATCGATCGATGCGACTTGATCGAGCACGCGCGACGATCCTCGTTGGGTCAGTTCGTCCATCCTGGCTACCCTCGCTCGTACCCATCTTCCGGTTGCCTCTCCGTTCATCGTGTCGATACAGGTCATATAGAGAATGGCGTTCTATATTCCAGAGTTCTTGTTCAGAATATCTTAACGCATCGTATATGGGCGCATAAAAATGTCAACACGGACACGCCCCCTCTCTTAGTGAGACAACGACTGATCGGCATCGATTCATTACACCAATACGGTTGTAAAACAGTACGTATTACGGTGAGCACCGGCTTTCACTGAATATCGCAATCGGACTTCGTCAAGCTCGGGCTGCCTCCACCTCTAGCGCACTGTGAAGCGTTTGATCGACCACGTCGTTGATCGTCGTATACTCAAATTGATTGATGGCAGGTAACATGCCCCGTGGCATATTACTCGCTTCTGTTCTTTGTATGAGAATACTGCACTCTGATGGAGAATCTCTTGGCGCTCGTTTGGAGAGCCGATCTCTCCGAATAGGGTGAATCCCTTAAAATATATACTCTGTATTTCTTAATACTATCTGAACTAAATAAATTATTGCATTGTTATATAATCTATAAGTGTCTGAATGTGCGATATCGATTCGCATGACGGAGACTCATGATTGCAATGAACCGAATCGACGCAGCGTACTACGAACACTCGGCGCCGGAGCGATCGGCACCGCGGGCATCCTCGGAGCTAGCGGATCGGGAAGTGCCGATCACGGCGGAGACCACTACTACAACCCGCTGTACGAGCCGCATTTTCCGGATCCGGAAGTCCACCGCGCCGCCGACGGTACGTGGTGGGCGTACGGAACGAACATGAATCGAGAGAACACCGAGGACGAGTTGCTCGTTCCGATCCTCTCCTCGACGGATCTGGTGAACTGGACTTACGAGGGCGAGGCGTTCGACACGCGACCCGGTTGGACCGATGGCTCGATCTGGGCCCCGGACATCCACTATTACAACGACGAGTGGATCATGTTCTACTCGCTCGAGCCGCGGCCGTGGGAAAGCGGCGAGTTCGGTATCGGCCTCGCGACGTCCGAGACGCCGAGGGAGCCGTTTACCGATCACGGACAGGTCATCGGGGACGGCGATACGGGCGGCGGAACCATCGACGCCTACTTCGTCGAGTATCAAGGGACACCGTACCTCTTCTGGGGGAGCTTTCAGGGGATCTACGTCGCGGAGCTTACGCCCGACCTGCGGGACGTCGATATGACGACGGTCACGCAGGTCGCTGGCGACGCCTACGAGGGGACGATTCACCACGAGCGCAACGGCTATCATTACCTGTTCGTTTCGACGGGGACCTGCTGTGAAGGCCACAGCAGCACGTACGAGTACGAAGTCGGTCGCTCCGAGTCGTTCTTCGGTCCGTACGTCGACCAGAACGGCGTCGACCTGATGGAGTACGACAAGCACAACCAAGGGACGCCGGTCCTCACCGGTACCGATCGGTTCCCGGGTGCGGCCCACGGGGACATCACGACGTACGACGACGGCTCGGAATGGCTGCTCTATCACGCGTACGACGCGGACGATCCGGAGTTTATCGACGGCGTCCCGCGGCGCGTGCTCATGATGGATCGGATCGACTGGGTAGACGGGTGGCCGGTGATCGGCTGCGACGGGACGCCGAGTGAGGTCACACCGGTACCGGGCAGCGGCACGCACTGCGGCGATACTGGTGACGGAACGCTCTCTGCGGGAACGTACCGAATCTCGAACCAAAACAGCGGGCTGTTGCTGGAGGTCGGGGATGCAGACACCAGCGAGGGAGAGAACGTCAACCAGTGGTCGGATACCGGGCATCCGTGCCAGGAGTGGGAGCTAATCGAACACGGCGACGGGACCTACCGGCTGGAGAACGGCCACTCCGGACACGCGTTGTCGGTGGCGGACGGGTCGACGAGCGAGGGTGCGACGCTGGTCCAACGCGCCTGGGCGACCGCCGCCGATCAGCGCTGGCATCTTATCCAGGCCGCCGACGGCTCGTATCGACTCGAGAACGACGCCAGCGGATACGTCGCGGACGTGCTGGAGGCATCGACTGACGACGGCGCTGACGTCATCCAGTGGAGTTGGCTGGGTGGCGATAATCAGCGGTGGCACTTCGATCCAGTCTGACCGATCGGCGGCTCTCGACTCACCTATTCCCACCCCATCGGTCTTCCGTGCGATCTGGAACGCCGTGCTCCGGAAGAGTAGTGCGGTTTCAGACGGTCAGCGCAGAACCACTCCGTACGTCCCAGACGGAAACTCGAGGCGGACGCCGTTGAATGGGGAAACTGAGGCACGATGGCGAGAGAGGGTCGTTTTCCACGTACCCGTGTCGTACGTGGATAGTCTCAACTCGAGGATCCTGGCACCAGAGCTAATACCGTCGGGTAGAAAGGACGTAGCGACATGCGTTACTACCAGCTCCGCGAGGGAAGCGCCCCTCGTCTCGTCGTGAAAACGGAAGGATCGCTGTACGATCTCACCGCCGCAACGGACCAGCTACGGACGTTCGAGGATCTCCTTCGGGCAGCGGCGATCGCGAAGGAATCGATCGACGCGATCGCCGACCGACTGCGCGGGGATGCGACCGTTCTCTCGTCGGACGTCTTGGACGAAACCGCTCCGTCAACGCCCGTTTCGTCGGGTGAGGTGTGGGCGGCAGGCGTCACGTACCGTATCAGCGAGGAGGCGCGCAAAGCCGAAAGCGGGATGCCGGAGATGTATCTCGACGTCTACGAGAGCGACCGTCCGGAGGTGTTCTTCAAGGCGACGCCGAGTCGAACCGTCGGCCCCGACGAGTCGGTCGGCATCCGCGGCGACTCCGAGTGGGACGTCCCCGAACCGGAGCTGGGGGTCGTCCTCTTCGAGGACGAGATCGTCGGCTACACAGTCGGAAACGACATGAGCAGCCGATCGATCGAGGGCGAGAACCCGCTCTACCTCCCGCAGGCGAAAGTGTACGACCGGTGCTGTTCGATCGGGCCCTGCGTCCGTTCGGCCGAATCGATCGACGATCCACACGATCTCGAGATGTGGATGACGATCAGCCGCGACGGCGAGGTGCTGTACGACGAGTCGACGCGGACGAACGAGATGGAACGCTCCGTCGAGGAACTGGTTGACTGTCACGTTGCACACGACGCCGTTCCCGACGTTTCGGTCCTGCTCACCGGGACGTCGTTGGTTCCCGACGAGGAGTTCACGCTCCAGGAGGGCGACGAGGTCAGTATCGGCCTCGAGGAGATTGGCACGCTCTCGAACACCGTCGTCGAGGTCTGAACGAATGACGTCGAACGTCGAATGAGTAGCCCAGCCGATCGAATCAGCGGAGTGCACCGTCGTGACCTCGTTCGTGCCCTTTCGCGTTTCAATCTGAAATCCGCGAAACGCCGCCGATGAGGCGCTCTTATTTGCGCCTTTATCGGAGTAGAATACACTTGGCCCGATAACTTTATTAATGTGTGTGAAAACATGTCGATTAGCATGGTCAAGAATAACAAACTGACTAATGGACTCGATAGACGAACGTATCTCGGTGGGATTGCGGCGGGTGCTGTGGCCGGATTAGCGGGCTGTACGGATAGCGAAGACGACGGACTCGAGGTGCTTCACGGCTGGACCGGTGGCGACGGAGCGGCTGCGATCGAGACGCTTATCGAGGCCTTCAAGGAGGAACACTCCGATATCGACGGGACCTTCGAACCCGTCGGCGGCGACGGGAACGTCGAACTGAATACAGCCGTCCTGCAGCGGTTGACGAACGAGAACCCGATGAGTTCCTTCGCCAACTGGCCGGGCAACAACCTCAAGCGGTACGAGGGCGTCCTCATGGATCTCGAGGAGGACGTCTGGGAGGCAGAGGGACTGAAGGAGAACATGCAGGAGCGCGCCGTCGAACTCTGTACGTACAACGATAAGATGCCGGCGGTGCCGATCGGCTCCCATCGGATGAACAACCTGTTCTACAACACGGCCGCCTTCGACGAGGCGGGGATCGATGCAGAGAGCCTCGATAGCATGTCCGACCTCATGGACGCCCTCGAGACGATCGATCAGGACACCGATTACATCCCGTTCGCTCACGGGATGCGGTCGGCGTTCCTCGGCTTGCAGACGTGGGTTCAGATCCTCTCGAGCCAGTCCGGAGTCGACGCCTACACGAACTTCATCGAGGGCAACGGCGACAGAGACGCCGTGATCGACGCGCTGGAAACGCTCCAGGAGATTCAGGAGAACTACATCTCCGACGACGCGTCGTCGATCGGCTACACGCAGGCCGCCCAGAAACTGATCGCTGGCGAGGCCGCGTGTATTCACGGTGGGAACTGGCAGTACGGGATGTATCGGTCCGACGACTACGACTTCGAGTTCGGCGAGGACTGGGACTGGATCCCCTTCCCCGGAACCGAGGGAACGTACTTCTACCACCTCGACTCCTTCGTCGTCCCCGACGACAATCCGAGCTCGGAGGAGACAATCGAGTGGCAGAAATTCATCGGCACAGCGGAGGCGCAGGTCGAGTTCAACAACCTCAAGGGATCGGTGCCACTTCGGACGGACATCGAACCGGACGAGTTGACGGACTTCCTGGCGATAACCTACGAGGACCTTCTCAACTCCGAAGAGTATCCGCCGACGCTCGCACACGGCCTCGCGGTCGAGCCCAAACAGCAAAACAACTGCGAGGGGGCGATCGGCGACCACTTTATGGATCCGTACGACGCCGACGCAGCGGCGGACGCCCTGCTCGATGCCGTCTCCAAATAACGGAACTCGCGCTATGAGACTGACACGCCACAACAACCGTATTACTAAACCGAAGGAGAAAGGTAGATGACAACACACAACACAACTGAAACTACGGAATCGGCGGCGGATCCGTCTGAGGAGGGGATCGATTGGCAAACGAAACTCCGGTATTTCCTCAACAGCGACTTCGTTCGTTCATCGCCGTACTGGGGGATCCCGTTTATTATCATGGGGATTGCCGTGTACGGCGGAATCGGCTACAACCTCGCGATTTCCTTTACAGACTACGCGGGAATCGCCCGACCGTCGTTTTCCAGCCTCGATCTGGAGATGTACCGGAGAGCGCTTGCGGACGAATCGTTCCGGGCCGCTGCGTTCCAAAACTTCGTCCTGCTCGTTGGCTTCACGTCGATTTCACTGGGGCTTGGACTGTTCCTCGCGGTCCTCCTCGATTACGGGATCAGATACAAGGAGACGATTCAAACGATCTATCTCCTTCCGATGGCCCTCTCGTTCGTCGTGACGGCACAGCTCTGGTTGTGGATGTACAGCCCCGGGAACGGCGTGTTGAACGTCTTCGTCACGGCGCTCGGATTCGACTCGATCGACTGGTTGGGAGACCCGCGGATCGCGCTCGCAGCCGTGATCTTCGCGCTGGTCTGGCAGTTCAGCGGGTACGCGATGGTCGTCTTCTTGGCCGGACTCCAGTCGCTTCCCGACGACCAGTTCGAGGCGGCGAAAGTCGACGGCGCGAGCACGACTAAGACGTACATTCGGATCATCATTCCCCAACTCAAGCAGGCGTCCGTCGGCGCCGCCGTCGTCCTGATGTTGTTCGCTCTCAAGGCGTTCGACTTCCTGTACGCGATCACCGGCAACTACCGACCGCCGAACGGGACTGACATCCTGGCGACGCTGATGGTTCGCGAAGCGTTCCAGTACGGACAGTGGGCCTACGGTGCGGCGATCGCGACGATGCTGCTCTTACTCTCGCTCGCCGTCATCGCGCCGTATCTCATCTTCCAGCACCGACAGGGGTCGCTCTGACAATGTCACAATCAACATCCGACACCAACCTCGATGTCGCATCGGTCGTCGAAGACGTTAATCTCAGACGAGTCGGCCACTACACGATAGTCATCCTCTTCCTCGGGTTCTTCCTCCTCCCGCTGATAACGGGGATCATGACGGCACTGAAAACGAGCACCGCCGTCGCCAACACGCTCCCGTTCATGCCGCCGCTGGGCGACGGCTTCACGCTGGCAAATCTCGAGTACGCGTTCAACCGCCTCTCGTATGCGTTCGTCAACTCGCTGCTGATGGCGATTCCAGCGACGATCATCAACGTCTTGCTCGCGAGCATGGCGGCGTTCGGACTCACAATGGTCCGATGGCGCGGCCAGCTGGGGATTCTAGTCCTGTTCCTGATCGGGATCTTCGTCCCGTATCAGGCCGTTCTGGTGCCGCTGGCGCGGTTCTGGAACAACATCTTCCCGATCGCGGACATGCTGGAGCCGGTGTTTGCTATCGTGCCGCTGATTCAGGGCTATCACTCGGCTCTCGTGCCGCTGATCATCACGCACGTCGCCTACGGGATCCCGATCTGTATGCTCCTGTTCCGGTCGTATTACCAGAGCCTCCCGAACTCGCTGGTCGAGGCGGCCAAAATCGACGGTGCGAGCATCACGAAGATCTACCGACGCATCATCCTGCCGATCTCGAAACCGATGTTCGGCGTCGTCTTCATCTACCAGTTCACGCAGATTTACAACGAGTTCCTGTTCTCGTTTACCCTAATCACGAGTGCGAACTCGTCGGAGGCGCCGATCACGCTGATCATTCCGACGATCGGGACGTCGACGTCCGGTATCGACTTTGGGATTCGGATGGCGGCGGCGTTCCTCGCGGCGCTGCCGACAATCATCCTGTACGTCGCGTTTGCCGAGCAGTTCGCGAAAGGACTGGAAACGGAGAGTGCATAATCCATGGGACGAATCCAATTTGATTACCTGACGAAGCAGTTCGGCGAGACGGTCGCCGTCGAAGACCTGACGTTCGACATCGAGGACAGCGAATTCCTCGTGTTGGTCGGCCCCTCCGGCTGCGGGAAGTCGACAACGCTGCGGATGTTGGCCGGCCTCGAGACGCCGACGTCCGGGGACCTCTACATCGCCGACGAGCACATGAACTATCGCGTTCCGCAGAACCGCGATATCGCGATGGTGTTCCAGGATTACGCCCTCTATCCGCATATGACCATCCACGAGAACATCCGGTTCGGTCTGGAAGAGGAACCGGGATACACCGAGGCCGAGCGGGACGAGCGAGTCGAGGACGTCGCCGAGACCCTCGGCATCGACGACCTGCTGGATCGAAAGCCGGGCGAGCTCTCCGGCGGCCAGCAACAGCGGGTCGCGCTCGGGCGAGCGATCGTTCGCGATCCCGAGGTCTTCCTGATGGACGAACCGCTCGCGAACCTCGACGCGAAACTCCGGACCCAGATGCGGACGGAACTCCAGCGCCTACAGGAGGAGCTGGACGTGACGACGGTCTACGTGACCCACAATCAGACGGAAGCGATGACGATGGGCGATCGGATCGCCGTGTTGAACGACGGTCGGCTCCAGCAGGTGGGCGAGCCGCTCGAGCTCTATCACGCGCCCGAAAACCAGTTCGTGGCCGGCTTCATCGGCGAGCCCATGATGAACTTCCTCCACGGGGATCGATCCGAGGAGGGATTCGTCGGTGAATACATCGAGTATCCGTTCGACGAGCGCCTCGATCGGTCCGTCGGCGATACCGACGACCTCGTCCTCGGGGTTCGACCCGAAGCGATCGACGTTCGCCACGCCGACGAATCAGCGTCGCAGAGCCTCGGCCCGCACGAGTTCCGGATGACCGTCACCGTCACCGAAACCCACGGCGACCAGAACGTCGTGACCCTCACGCACCCTGAGGACGAGGCGAACCACGGCGCCGTCTGCGCCGTCACCGACGGGATGCACATCGTCAACGCCGGCGAGTCGGTTATCGTCACCGTCGAACCGGATGCCGTTCACGTCTTCGACGGCGAAACCGGCGAAGCGCTTTGCAACCGGCGGCTCGAAACCGCGCGCGAACTCACGATCTAACATGGCACGCTTAGAAATCGACGACGTAACCAAGGAGTACCGGAGCGGAGAGTCGAGCGTCGTTGCCGTTCAGGACATCGCCGTCGAGGTTCCCGACGGGGACTTCCTCGTCCTCGTCGGCCCCTCCGGCTGCGGGAAGTCGACGACGCTGCGGATGATCGCCGGCCTCGAGGAGATCACCGAGGGGGAGATCAGACTCGGCGGCCGAACGCTCAACGACGTCTCGGCACAGGAACGGGACATCGCGATGGTCTTCCAGTCGTACGCGCTGTACCCCCACAAAACCGTCCGGTCGAACATGTCCTTCGGGCTCGAGGAATCGACGGATCTCTCCGATTCCGCGATCGCCGAGACGGTCGAAGAGACGGCGGCGATGATGGGAATCGAAGACCTGCTCGACCGCAAGCCGGGCGAGCTTTCGGGCGGCCAGCAACAGCGGGTCGCACTCGGCCGAGCGATCGTTCGGGACCCGGACGTCTTCCTCATGGACGAACCCCTCTCCAATCTCGACGCGAAGCTGCGCGCCGAGATGCGAACGGAGCTCCAGCACCTGCAGGAACAGCTGGACGTGACGACGGTCTACGTGACCCATGACCAGACGGAGGCGATGACGATGGGCGACCGGATCGCCGTCCTCGACGAGGGCGAACTCCAGCAGGTCGGTACCCCGCTCGAGTGTTACCACGAGCCGAACAACCTGTTCGTCGCGAGTTTCATCGGTGAACCGTCGATGAACTTCTTCGACGGAACGCTCGAGAACGACGCGCTCGTCACCGACTACTTCGAGTATCCGTTATCCCAGGAGTCGCGCCGCGACCTCGAGTCGGG is from Haloterrigena salifodinae and encodes:
- the aroE gene encoding shikimate dehydrogenase, producing MDVYGIIGSPVEHSLSPPMHEAAFRERGIDAKYVTFEADPDRIEEAFRGAEALGIDGLTVTLPFKHDAFEFTEPDEQIRRVGAVNTIDFTESGPVGYNTDMTGTLRAFEHHDVALEGTRAVVVGAGGAARALAFGFEEAGATVQIANRTASKARDLADEVPEATGHELEELPDLMADADVVANATSVGLESDESVAPADAWHGDLVAFDAVYKPLETRFLKDAAVAGAQTIDGAWMLLFQGVDAFETWTGEDAPVETMNEALRSHL
- a CDS encoding family 43 glycosylhydrolase, which encodes MTETHDCNEPNRRSVLRTLGAGAIGTAGILGASGSGSADHGGDHYYNPLYEPHFPDPEVHRAADGTWWAYGTNMNRENTEDELLVPILSSTDLVNWTYEGEAFDTRPGWTDGSIWAPDIHYYNDEWIMFYSLEPRPWESGEFGIGLATSETPREPFTDHGQVIGDGDTGGGTIDAYFVEYQGTPYLFWGSFQGIYVAELTPDLRDVDMTTVTQVAGDAYEGTIHHERNGYHYLFVSTGTCCEGHSSTYEYEVGRSESFFGPYVDQNGVDLMEYDKHNQGTPVLTGTDRFPGAAHGDITTYDDGSEWLLYHAYDADDPEFIDGVPRRVLMMDRIDWVDGWPVIGCDGTPSEVTPVPGSGTHCGDTGDGTLSAGTYRISNQNSGLLLEVGDADTSEGENVNQWSDTGHPCQEWELIEHGDGTYRLENGHSGHALSVADGSTSEGATLVQRAWATAADQRWHLIQAADGSYRLENDASGYVADVLEASTDDGADVIQWSWLGGDNQRWHFDPV
- a CDS encoding fumarylacetoacetate hydrolase family protein is translated as MRYYQLREGSAPRLVVKTEGSLYDLTAATDQLRTFEDLLRAAAIAKESIDAIADRLRGDATVLSSDVLDETAPSTPVSSGEVWAAGVTYRISEEARKAESGMPEMYLDVYESDRPEVFFKATPSRTVGPDESVGIRGDSEWDVPEPELGVVLFEDEIVGYTVGNDMSSRSIEGENPLYLPQAKVYDRCCSIGPCVRSAESIDDPHDLEMWMTISRDGEVLYDESTRTNEMERSVEELVDCHVAHDAVPDVSVLLTGTSLVPDEEFTLQEGDEVSIGLEEIGTLSNTVVEV
- a CDS encoding extracellular solute-binding protein, yielding MVKNNKLTNGLDRRTYLGGIAAGAVAGLAGCTDSEDDGLEVLHGWTGGDGAAAIETLIEAFKEEHSDIDGTFEPVGGDGNVELNTAVLQRLTNENPMSSFANWPGNNLKRYEGVLMDLEEDVWEAEGLKENMQERAVELCTYNDKMPAVPIGSHRMNNLFYNTAAFDEAGIDAESLDSMSDLMDALETIDQDTDYIPFAHGMRSAFLGLQTWVQILSSQSGVDAYTNFIEGNGDRDAVIDALETLQEIQENYISDDASSIGYTQAAQKLIAGEAACIHGGNWQYGMYRSDDYDFEFGEDWDWIPFPGTEGTYFYHLDSFVVPDDNPSSEETIEWQKFIGTAEAQVEFNNLKGSVPLRTDIEPDELTDFLAITYEDLLNSEEYPPTLAHGLAVEPKQQNNCEGAIGDHFMDPYDADAAADALLDAVSK
- a CDS encoding carbohydrate ABC transporter permease, producing MTTHNTTETTESAADPSEEGIDWQTKLRYFLNSDFVRSSPYWGIPFIIMGIAVYGGIGYNLAISFTDYAGIARPSFSSLDLEMYRRALADESFRAAAFQNFVLLVGFTSISLGLGLFLAVLLDYGIRYKETIQTIYLLPMALSFVVTAQLWLWMYSPGNGVLNVFVTALGFDSIDWLGDPRIALAAVIFALVWQFSGYAMVVFLAGLQSLPDDQFEAAKVDGASTTKTYIRIIIPQLKQASVGAAVVLMLFALKAFDFLYAITGNYRPPNGTDILATLMVREAFQYGQWAYGAAIATMLLLLSLAVIAPYLIFQHRQGSL
- a CDS encoding carbohydrate ABC transporter permease → MSQSTSDTNLDVASVVEDVNLRRVGHYTIVILFLGFFLLPLITGIMTALKTSTAVANTLPFMPPLGDGFTLANLEYAFNRLSYAFVNSLLMAIPATIINVLLASMAAFGLTMVRWRGQLGILVLFLIGIFVPYQAVLVPLARFWNNIFPIADMLEPVFAIVPLIQGYHSALVPLIITHVAYGIPICMLLFRSYYQSLPNSLVEAAKIDGASITKIYRRIILPISKPMFGVVFIYQFTQIYNEFLFSFTLITSANSSEAPITLIIPTIGTSTSGIDFGIRMAAAFLAALPTIILYVAFAEQFAKGLETESA
- a CDS encoding ABC transporter ATP-binding protein — encoded protein: MGRIQFDYLTKQFGETVAVEDLTFDIEDSEFLVLVGPSGCGKSTTLRMLAGLETPTSGDLYIADEHMNYRVPQNRDIAMVFQDYALYPHMTIHENIRFGLEEEPGYTEAERDERVEDVAETLGIDDLLDRKPGELSGGQQQRVALGRAIVRDPEVFLMDEPLANLDAKLRTQMRTELQRLQEELDVTTVYVTHNQTEAMTMGDRIAVLNDGRLQQVGEPLELYHAPENQFVAGFIGEPMMNFLHGDRSEEGFVGEYIEYPFDERLDRSVGDTDDLVLGVRPEAIDVRHADESASQSLGPHEFRMTVTVTETHGDQNVVTLTHPEDEANHGAVCAVTDGMHIVNAGESVIVTVEPDAVHVFDGETGEALCNRRLETARELTI
- a CDS encoding ABC transporter ATP-binding protein; protein product: MARLEIDDVTKEYRSGESSVVAVQDIAVEVPDGDFLVLVGPSGCGKSTTLRMIAGLEEITEGEIRLGGRTLNDVSAQERDIAMVFQSYALYPHKTVRSNMSFGLEESTDLSDSAIAETVEETAAMMGIEDLLDRKPGELSGGQQQRVALGRAIVRDPDVFLMDEPLSNLDAKLRAEMRTELQHLQEQLDVTTVYVTHDQTEAMTMGDRIAVLDEGELQQVGTPLECYHEPNNLFVASFIGEPSMNFFDGTLENDALVTDYFEYPLSQESRRDLESGGDLVLGIRPEDARIGDAQQSDRRFEAEVLVVEPMGNENIIHLQFDGMAVDDEFVVTTEGVPNVSAGDRVGVEFPEPAIHLFDGASGDAIKNRDLSFTGTPDAVLP